Proteins from one Rhizoctonia solani chromosome 5, complete sequence genomic window:
- a CDS encoding FAD-binding domain protein, whose product MFGNIHVPLLLLGFSHVALASTEDLLACLSGAQNLTVVSPDSPSYNTDRLTFNRRFAYRPAAIVYSTGVQDVQVAVQCGASSGTPVVARSGGHSYAAYGTGGQDASLVIDLSRMASLTLNNLTGEATAQTGIKLGPLAQGLWDQGRRALPHGICPYVSYDTTEHDTFETIVYILSRVRAEVVLANGTVATAAFDRNPDLYWALRGAGPSFGIVTAWTYATLPAPNSIGYILTLKPAAGDKTPIIDAFNHFQTFARNALPTWGIVLAVVPDGPNKLAFEISGNFMAQRIHMDRALANTAGSLSTVSPEPLITFMPSHSWSKNPFLILARYGSTICTLKEQRVI is encoded by the exons ATGTTTGGCAATATTCATGTCCCATTACTGTTACTCGGCTTCTCCCACGTCGCTCTTGCATCTACCGAGGATCTCCTCGCATGCCTCTCCGGAGCACAAAACCTGACTGTGGTTTCGCCCGACTCACCTTCCTATAACACAGATCGTTTGACATTCAACCGTCGGTTCGCCTATCGACCCGCTGCTATCGTCTATTC GACAGGCGTGCAAGATGTACAAGTGGCCGTTCAATGTGGCGCATCGAGCGGAACACCTGTTGTTGCTCGGTCAGGGGGGCATTCATACGCAGCTTATGGT ACCGGGGGGCAGGACGCGAGCCTTGTGATTGACTTGTCAAGGATGGCTAGTCTGACATTGAACAATCTTACGGGAGAAGCCACCGCACAAACCGGGATCAAGCTAGGCCCGCTCGCTCAAGGGCTCTGGGATCAAGGCAGGCGAGCACTACCTCACGGAATATGCCCATATGTAAGCTATGATACTACCGAGCACGATACCTTTGAAACTATTGTTTATATATT ATCGCGCGTGCGCGCAGAGGTAGTTCTGGCCAACGGTACCGTAGCTACTGCTGCATTCGATCGCAATCCAGACTTGTATTGG GCGCTCCGCGGGGCAGGCCCTTCCTTTGGTATTGTAACGGCTTGGACGTATGCGACATTACCTGCTCCCAACAGCATCGGCTACATCCTCACGCTAAAGCCAGCCGCAGGCGACAAAACACCTATCATTGACGCATTTAATC ACTTTCAGACCTTTGCTCGTAACGCACTGCCAACTTGGGGCATAGTCCTGGCAGTTGTTCCAGACGGACCTAATAAACTAGCTTTCGAAATATCAGGAAACTTTATGGCTCAACG GATTCACATGGATCGAGCATTGGCCAACACAGCGGGCTCGCTGAGCACTGTATCTCCTGAACC TTTGATAACTTTTATGCCAAG TCACTCATGGTCAAAGAACCCGTTTCTAATTCTCGCTCGCTATGGGTCGACTATATGTACACTCAAGGAACAGCGAGTGATTTAG
- a CDS encoding F-box-like domain-containing protein — MPGPRNKPKNKKKKGNKGKPAPSQPTTNTEPSPPPQSQSDHAREEIPSFIVDPGTGPRVRDLYAFLTSPFAAPPTLDDPVCDWFFDSTTYAIIEQLLPQELSLILHYNRTRLVDKICPACRRFYRLGDLLPFLAPEPGSIDELDREQEDSRALHEQQISGLCSFVCFSLACFNYPGARGAWGRTAELLDPWTTELLNGPGAGIPDHGMSDLVKMTRNHDLGIGYMISKPWPGAPVLYEFDEDVAGGDPAMEDDEDELWAEESPYSSDSEPRGRERSVKPLGASRR; from the exons ATGCCAGGTCCACGAAATAAGcccaagaacaagaagaaaaagggaAATAAAGGGAAACCCGCCCCTTCGCAGCCTACAACTAACACGGAGCCTTCGCCACCTCCCCAGTCGCAAAGTGACCATGCACGTGAGGAGATACCCTCGTTTATCGTAGACCCTGGGACTGGCCCTCGCGTACGCGACCTGTACGCGTTCTTGACATCTCCGTTTGCTGCCCCTCCAACCTTGGATGATCCTGTTTGCGATTGGTTCTTTGATTCTACTACATATGCGATCATTGAGCAACTTTTACCACAAGAGCTTTCTTTA ATTCTGCACTACAACCGGACGCGCCTTGTAGACAAGATTTGTCCCGCTTGTCGGCGCTTCTATAGACTCGGCGATCTTCTTCCTTTCCTCGCACCAGAACCAGGTTCCATAGATGAGCTCGATAGAGAGCAGGAGGACTCACGGGCGTTGCACGAGCAACAGATCAGTGGGCTGT GCTCTTTTGTTTGCTTTAGCCTTGCTTGTTTCAATTACCCAGGCGCGCGCGGTGCGTGGGGTCGTACTGCAGAGCTGCTCGACCCATGGACGACCGAGTTGCTAAACGGACCAGGCGCTGGTATTCCCGACCATGGAATGAGCGATTTGGTCAAGATGACACGTAACCACGACCTTGGAATTGGATACATGATCTCTAAGCCATGGCCTGGAGCTCCTGTGTTGTACGAGTTCGATGAGGATGTTGCGGGAGGGGACCCGGCGATGGAAGACGACGAGGATGAACTGTGGGCCGAAGAATCACCTTACTCTTCCGATAGCGAACCACGCGGGCGCGAGCGGTCCGTTAAACCTCTGGGTGCCAGCCGAAGATAA
- a CDS encoding DNA-directed RNA polymerase II subunit RPB4, producing MEVISKNSALLSNYEVLALLRELESEQLAKARSHLAAKKEEEGAALSGHPIPPVAGNPIQDEVPQNLRTIEVELISHLRDMYPLMQRQNDVAIRNLTRSLGKFSLTKSEKLQIVNLAPRQLVELYVIVENLEDRFSDEELTEMLQLVEQSFLIAPVSALEENQTAQAPVVEESNEGDAMENYFVHEAPGGQDDLEMDDTEE from the exons ATGGAG GTCATTAGCAAAAATTCAGCACTACTTTCAAACTATGAGGTGCTCGCGCTGCTCCGCGAGTTGGAGTCGGAGCAACTTGCGAAAGCGCGTTCTCACTTGGCCGCaaaaaaggaagaagaaggtGCTGCTCTGAGCGGTCACCCTATCCCACCGGTCGCTGGCAATCCAATCCAAGACGAGGTTCCGCAGAATTTGCGCACCATCGAGGTCGAG CTTATTTCCCACTTGAGAGATATGTATCCTCTCATGCAGAGGCAGAACGATGTTGCCATCCGTAATCTCACCCGATCCCTGGGCAAATTTTCTCTCACCAAAAGCGAAAAACTTCAAATCGTTAATTTGGCACCTCGCCAATTGGTCGAACTCTATGTG ATTGTCGAAAACTTGGAAGATAGATTCAGCGATGAAGAACTAACCGAAATGCTGCAATTGGTCGAACAGTCGTTTTTAATTGCACCTGTCTCCGCCTTGGAAGAAAATCAAACGGCACAAGCTCCGGTGGTGGAAGAG AGCAACGAGGGCGATGCGATGGAAAATTACtttgttcatgaagctcCAGGAGGCCAAGATGATCTTGAAATGGACGATACGGAGGAATAA
- a CDS encoding CTD kinase subunit beta yields the protein MSSQASPAQTPPPTTTVRIKEHHAYFSEDEVSKLAEKTRGNLSEARGERLRQQSCTFIDAVGVRSGLFHLFFPIKDFDFFDVTMACLYVSTKLHDTLKKPRDILMAAYYIRLPELAAKSKTGTDVDIDQAALEADRHRLISIERLILETICFNFRVRLPFSYVIKMCREFHASKDLAKLAWRLSIDSNRTLVPLQFPPHTIALGCIYLAALLMSADPNGPATSPTQDSRENSFRGDDPSMIVAKLAHPGEWETKFYSRVEQLEDIAHALLDLLLSNPSSTSLHANTSPTTPSSPSPSQQQSQSTPATSTVPANYSTAQLTRLKIQLREQEQQEQRDRRPVRSEFDQRWMPMRL from the exons ATGTCAAGTCAGGCTTCACCTGCTCAGACACCCCCACCGACTACGACTGTTAGGATCAAGGAGCATCATGCTTACTTCAGCGAAGATGAAGTCTCCAAGCTAGCCGAAAAGACACGTGGGAATTTGAGCGAGGCTCGGGGAGAACGACTAAGGCAGCAATCTTGCACCTTTATCGATGCTGTCGGTGTCAGGTCGGGGTT GTTTCACCTATTCTTCCCTATAAAAGATTTTGATTTCTTT GATGTCACCATGGCATGTCTCTACGTCTCTACCAAACTTCACGACACCCTCAAAAAGCCTCGAGACATACTTATGGCCGCATACTACATCCGGCTTCCCGAACTAGCAGCTAAATCCAAAACGGGCACTGACGTAGATATTGATCAAGCC GCTCTAGAAGCTGACCGTCACCGATTAATCTCTATCGAGCGACTGATTTTGGAGACCATCTGCTTCAACTTTCGTGTAAGGCTTCCATTCTCGTATGTTATCAAAATGTGCCGCGAGTTTCACG CCTCCAAGGATTTGGCAAAGCTTGCATGGCGGTTAAGCATCGACAG CAATCGAACGTTGGTTCCCCTTCAGTTTCCCCCACATACAATCGCTCTTGGATGCATCTATCTCGCTGCTTTGCTCATGTCCGCGGATCCAAATGGGCCAGCTACCTCTCCCACTCAGGACTCGCGTGAAAACTCCTTCAGAGGAGACGATCCTTCAATGATAGTTGCCAAATTAGCACACCCTGGAGAATGGGAAACTAAATTCTATTCTCGCGTGGAACAGCTTGAAG ATATTGCTCATGCACTTCTCGATCTCCTTTTATCAAACCCATCTTCTACATCACTTCACGCAAACACTTCACCAACGACCCCATCCTCTCCTTCACCTTCTCAACAACAGTCACAATCCACCCCCGCTACGTCTACAGTCCCCGCAAACTACTCTACGGCGCAACTTACCCGCCTAAAGATCCAGCTCCGGGAGCAAGAACAACAGGAACAACGGGACCGGAGGCCGGTGCGCTCAGAGTTCGATCAGCGATGGATGCCGATGCGGTTATGA
- a CDS encoding AAA family ATPase: MSSAPPPNPNSDSNASDNKQDAQMTSATAEGTKRKLRRLKWRLQLIDNDIKVMRSETLRLNHEHATMREKIRDNGEKIKQNKVLPYLVGNVVEILDVDPEVEEDGANQDLDSMRSGKCAVIKTSTRQTIFLPLIGLVPASQLKPGDLIGVNKDSYLVLDTLPAEYDSRVKAMEVDERPTETYTDIGGLDKQIEELVEAIVLPMQQADKFKTLGIRPPKGALMYGPPGTGKTLLARACAAQTNACYLKLAGPSLVQMFIGDGAKLVRDAFELAKEKAPAIIFIDELDAIGTKRFDSDKSGDREVQRTMLELLNQLDGFSSDERIKVIAATNRIDILDPALLRSGRLDRKIEFPLPNESARARILEIHSRKMNVGPGVNFEELARSTDEFNGAQLKAVCVEAGMIALREGATQLNHEHFHSGIAEVQSKKKNELQYFA, encoded by the exons ATGTCTTCTGCACCCCCACCGAATCCCAACTCAGACTCTAATGCATCGGATAATAAACAGGATGCTCAGATGACTTCGGCAACGGCGGAGGGCACCAAGAGGAAACTCAGGCGGCTGAAGTGGAGGCTCCA GTTAATTGATAACGATATCAAG GTCATGCGCTCTGAGACTCTACGGCTGAACCATGAGCACGCGACTATGCGAGAGAAGATTCGGGATAACGGGGAGAAGATTAAACAGAACAAAGTGCTGCCATATCTTGTTGGGAATGTTGTTGAG ATTTTGGACGTAGATCCAGAAGTAGAGGAGGATGGCGCAAACCAAGATTTGGACTCTATGCGGAGCGGGAAATGCGCAGTTATCAAAACATCGACAAGACAG ACCATTTTCCTGCCTCTCATTGGTCTTGTTCCTGCATCACAACTTAAACCTGGAGATCTCATTGGAGTTAACAAAGACTCGTACCTCGTTCTTGATACGCTCCCAGCCGAGTACGACTCGCGTGTAAAGGCTATGGAAGTTGACGAGCGCCCAACTGAAACCTACACCGATATCGGAGGTCTAGACAAGCAGATTGAAGAGCTTGTAGAAGCTATTGTACTGCCCATGCAACAGGCCGATAAATTCAAAACGTTGGGAATTCGGCCACCAAAAGGAGCATTGATGTACGGTCCCCCAG GGACTGGAAAGACACTGCTTGCGCGTGCTTGTGCTGCTCAGACTAATGCTTGCTACCTCAAGTTGGCAGGACCATCGCTAGTGCAAATGTTTATTGGTGATGGTGCCAAACTCGTGAGAGATGCGTTTGAattggccaaggagaaggcaCCAGCCATCATTTTCATTGATGAACTAGACGCAATTGGCACAAAGCGGTTTGATTCAGACAAGAGCGGTGACCGTGAAGTGCAGCGAACCATGTTGGAATTGCTGAATCAGCTCGACGGTTTTAGTAGCGATGAACGTATCAAG GTAATTGCCGCGACCAATCGTATTGATATCCTCGATCCTGCATTGCTGCGTTCTGGTCGCCTTGATCGCAAGATAGAATTCCCGCTACCTAACGAATCTGCACGTGCCCGTATCCTGGAGATCCACTCGCGAAAGATGAACGTAGGGCCCGGTGTGAATTTTGAAGAACTGGCACGTAGCACGGACGAGTTTAACGGCGCTCAGCTCAAGGCCGTTTGCGTCGAGGCGGGAATGATCGCGCTTCGCGAAGGCGCCACGCAGCTTAACCACGAACATTTCCATAGTGGAATCGCAGAAG TTCAGAGCAAAAAGAAGAACGAGCTTCAGTATTTTGCATAG
- a CDS encoding F-box-like protein: MHVLQLPVDILIAIFSHLTASRDLYSCNQICRAVHNLFRSSPQLYHKLSLARASLADTLYGVQNKSLQDRTRLVLELEQRWWSRALSSRRQLKIPLDNPCIEYQICNGVIVTGVLSSTGDSLQELQVYRLPSYLTGLKSKLWRHKLEKDSSVRQLKVDPSQDLLVLTGVGPPDSGDLGLHLRTLSTNDSHPAASLATLSLKGVLPTQPFMHPYSQGRIVVRICQDILGVLTNPDSTDPVTESSVQSLVIWQWTSGQQLLTLPQLDNLLINDLTFLGRHTILLTHSTTPNGPGISVLHLALGQPYANSPVTSTAPMNSLETSTFFHFPSPPICSHECIRMGSIKITSEPPIDISWPALEGKNHVPRVFTPDPSEATSIVAFSLSIYVRAFGSTRTNTIKHTLLTRASVFSTCTAPYSKRSYTFDEWSSEDTYWFSGEPGFIHGQRYTLTSFQQPRTNVEIYDFNHCHAEIPDSGWFALLKEGNSKLAHGIVPKLSAHRTRCGHKRYLDSELKSTMHCKRQCMKAGLARLHDRVISALDGESVITIEFERGGLVRGFVAYNI; the protein is encoded by the exons ATGCACGTACTTCAGTTGCCTGTTGACATCCTTATTGCAATATTTTCTCATCTGACAGCTTCCAGAGACCTGTACTCCTGCAATCAA ATATGTCGAGCAGTCCACAATTTATTCCGATCTTCTCCCCAGCTTTACCACAAACTTTCGCTAGCGCGAGCCAGTTTGGCGGATACCCTCTATGGTGTGCAGAATAAATCACTTCAAGATCGGACGAGACTCGTACTCGAGTTGGAACAGCGTTGGTGGTCACGAGCCCTTTCATCGCGTCGGCAGCTCAAAATTCCTCTCGATAACCCATGCATCGAATATCAGATTTGCAATGGTGTGATAGTCACTGGAGTACTCTCATCTACAGGCGATTCGCTTCAAGAATTGCAAGTATATCGACTCCCATCGTATCTTACTGGTCTGAAATCTAAACTCTGGAGGCATAAGCTCGAAAAGGATAGCAGTGTTCGCCAGCTCAAAGTGGATCCCTCGCAAGATCTCTTGGTCCTGACAGGAGTTGGGCCGCCTGACTCTGGGGATTTGGG TTTGCACCTGCGAACGTTATCTACAAACGACAGCCATCCGGCCGCTTCTTTGGCCACACTATCCCTGAAGGGAGTTTTGCCTACGCAACCATTCATGCATCCTTATTCCCAGGGTCGAATAGTCGTACGTATATGCCAAGACATTCTTGGAGTCCTCACCAACCCAGATTCAACCGACCCTGTGACTGAAAGCTCGGTCCAAAGTCTGGTCATCTGGCAATGGACTAGTGGTCAACAACTTCTGACACTGCCGCAGCTGGATAACTTGCTTATCAACGATTTAACGTTTCTTGGACGGCATACCATACTGTTAACTCACTCGACTACACCAAATGGGCCTGGTATAAGTGTCCTGCACCTCGCCCTCGGACAACCGTACGCGAATAGCCCTGTCACTTCGACTGCGCCCATGAACTCTCTGGAAACTTCGACGTTCTTTCACTTCCCTTCGCCTCCAATTTGTTCCCACGAATGCATAAGAATGGGGAGCATAAAAATTACAAGTGAACCACCGATTGATATCTCCTGGCCCGCCCTCGAGGGCAAGAATCATGTTCCGAGGGTATTCACTCCTGATCCTTCGGAGGCTACCAGCATCGTCGCCTTCTCCTTATCCATCTACGTAAGGGCCTTCGGCTCCACGAGGACCAACACTATTAAGCACACACTTCTTACACGGGCTTCGGTTTTCAGCACATGTACAGCTCCTTACTCGAAGCGTTCCTACACATTCGACGAATGGAGCTCTGAAGATACCTACTGGTTCTCGGGAGAACCTGGCTTTATTCATGGCCAACGATATACTCTTACATCCTTCCAGCAGCCTCGGACGAACGTTGAGATCTACGATTTTAATCACTGCCATGCTGAGATTCCTGATTCTGGTTGGTTCGCGCTGCTCAAGGAAGGAAACTCCAAGTTGGCCCATGGGATTGTACCCAAGCTTAGCGCTCATAGGACGAGatgcggccacaagcgctaTCTAGACAGCGAGCTGAAATCGACGATGCATTGTAAGCGACAGTGCATGAAAGCTGGGCTTGCGCGTCTACATGATCGTGTTATAAGCGCACTAGACGGTGAAAGTGTAATCACCATCGAG TTTGAAAGAGGCGGTCTAGTTCGTGGGTTCGTCGCCTATAATATCTGA
- a CDS encoding DNA polymerase alpha/epsilon subunit B: MMNEEDLRSELKAEFAGIDEEALLKCISMCRTYNITPENLRYKWEAFSFNSSIKDTPITFFTADSASSLQQMLQREVANVGQQKAAVSKPGVAKKLRQPATGSVAGYSTPMQSRRRQGGVKIEPNTPSLHARARAPAGPPANYRPPQNADSYNYRYMYEKIHDRAAILDDQLDEMAETVRKHYQLQELGDPSIVTQDEVVVVGRIVSDSETKISESSIFIESSRMMGMGARTPLEFDANVKIRCASDRGTGSTGIGLFPGMIVALKGKNGSGESFVVSEFLRIPPLLPSLKSDIDSSLKVVIACGPYSFDSDLEYKPFATLVDNVLTERPQLLVLIGPFVDSNHSLVKTGQVDDTPVDIFRYKIANHLVQLENEIPELLVVIVPSPRDLINHHVVFPQAPIERIPQLGLPKRSQLIPNPSIFSVNGIRIGVTSIDVLFHIRKDEFFKHAPEVSDEPGGQAADAMTMLCRQILEQQSFYPLFPVPKELQEDVNLSITHSSLLKMDGFAPDLLILPSRLKEFQKVVDSTTVVNPALAAKFSSAGTAVCLNISRSPGESLQSSMKTIKLGT, encoded by the exons ATGATGAACGAGGAAGATCTAAGGTCCGAATTAAAAGCAGAATTCGCAGGCATAGATGAAGAGGCATTATTGAAAT GTATTTCGATGTGTCGGACCTACAATATCACTCCAGAAAATCTGAGATATAAGTGGGAAGCCTTCTCATTTAACTCTTCCATTAAGGATACACCTATCACATTTTTTACTGCTGATTCGGCGAGCAGCCTTCAACAAATGCTTCAGCGAGAGGTTGCAAATGTGGGACAACAGAAAGCTGCCGTCTCCAAACCCGGCGTTGCAAAGAAACTCAGACAGCCTGCGACTGGGAGTGTGGCGGGGTATTCAACCCCTATGCAATCGCGAAGGAGACAAGGAGGGGTCAAAATCGAGCCTAACACACCTTCACTCCACGCCCGTGCTCGAGCCCCCGCTGGGCCGCCAGCGAATTACAGGCCACCACAAAATGCCGACTCATATAATT ATCGCTACATGTACGAGAAAATACATGACCGCGCTGCAA TCTTGGATGATCAGCTCGACGAGATGGCCGAAACAGTGAGGAAGCATTATCAGTTACAAGAGCTTGGGGACCCCAGCATCGTAACACAG GATGAAGTAGTCGTGGTTGGCAGAATTGTCAGTGATAGCGAAACCAAGATCAGCGAAAGTTCCATATTCATAGAGTCTTCAAGAATGATGGGAATGGGTGCTCGAACCCCGCTTGAATTCGATGCAAATGTAAAGATCCGTTGTGCATCAGATCGAGGGACAGGTTCAACAGGAATAGGCTTGTTCCCAGGAATGATCGTGGCCTTAAAGGGTAAAAACGGCTCAGGGGAAAGTTTTGTTGTTTCAGAATTCCTGCGA ATACCACCTCTTTTGCCAAGCCTCAAATCAGACATAGATTCATCCTTAAAGGTGGTTATTGCTTGCGGGCCTTATAGCTTCGATTCGGATTTGGAATACAAGCCGTTTGCTACGTTGGTCGATAATGTCCTTACCGAACGACCACAGTTGCTCGTATTA ATCGGCCCGTTTGTGGATTCAAATCACTCGTTGGTTAAGACAGGTCAAGTTGACGATACTCCCGTTGATATATTTCGGTACAAAATCGCAAATCATCTTGTCCAGCTAGAAAATGAGATCCCAGAGCTTCTTGTGGTCATCGTACCTAGCCCTCGGGATCTGATTAACCATCATGTTGTCTTTCCTCAAGCACCCATCGAACGTATCCCTCAACTTGGGCTACCCAAA CGTTCCCAACTAATACCAAACCCAAGCATTTTTTCGGTCAATGGTATTAGAATTGGTGTAACATCCATTGACGTTTTGTTTCATATCCGCAAGGATGAGTTTTTCAAGCATGCCCCAGAAGTATCGGATGAGCCTGGTGGTCAGGCGGCAGACGCAATGACAATGCTCTGTCGGCAAATTCTTGAACAGCAAAG CTTCTATCCCCTATTTCCGGTGCCCAAAGAGTTACAAGAGGATGTAAATCTGAGCATCACCCATTCCAGCCTCCTCAAGATGGATGGGTTCGCTCCAGATCTTTTGATTCTTCCAAGTAGACTAAAGGAGTTCCAGAAG GTTGTTGACTCGACAACCGTGGTCAACCCTGCATTGGCAGCCAAATTCAGTTCCGCTGGGACTGCCGTCTGCTTGAATATTAGTCGGAGCCCCGGAGAGAGTCTTCAATCCAGCATGAAAACAATCAAGCTGGGAACATAG
- a CDS encoding glycoside hydrolase family 31 protein: MPRHHIPVGFRRIPQPSQNTPVFLLNNDKGHKFSVHPITHGLVRVVHELPEKYKSRWGAGIQWESVALSLPEEPEIIVQGDSRSTLSTKSLKISIDWSDGCPRLQWFSTLPGRKSPDEAPFLSDCRTRAYTYDAATGGVLHYVEREEWLPVSEHEPSPACPLGQDDEPFVNDRRNEYVYGLGEASGGILRTARKFTLEARDGAGYDWENGDPLYKVTPFYIIFNKKTGIWCGVYYNSLANDASIDFGAECDALFNGFRTYRAGCGPLDYYVILGDGTLPSVISTYASLVSPSTSNDRPEPSSQGSSFGYLASSLALAAEPHAQDAVLDFVKTCRKKGFPIDALHLSTGWCQHPDTDNRHYFVWNRQRYPDPHALGTALEQEMNIRIIVNIKPWLLDDHPLYDEALKQDAYVRAAEDAPDPEIKVAKSLLWSNAPGEHMYGSYLDFSSPGAIEWWSRHIKEDIVGMNMTGMWIDNNEFSGLVDDAEVYVGRESFWGGGEWESRLGWGGGETTVGQAGRLIQMMGMAKTTYDTMLGLFPDRRPIIVTRAAIPGMQAYAHGTWSGDNATSWIALRRGTAMTLSAGISFLPGLYGHDIGGFAGKHHPSPELLGAWHTRFTVHSWKELSTTLWMYDGVEMDGVEITGVLRDVLAFRYQIIPTMYSLYVNEYWKQGWPSYGTLALDEQFLFGSHILVAPVLSFSHRTKRVYLPGVVDGTDEVPEWCELDTGIWHTSPSNGGFIHMDAPLSRTPALVRAGGILVLSNKCAETVYDGEATRVAHIFPSLNSESNGATGSFKLVEDDGKTNEHAEKGIFTELEISFQVNPGEKGKQEVQVDVKELNSAYPLPYTVIWFILPPGDGRKLKAAAGSTRKLLTKSRMMLG, encoded by the exons ATGCCTCGTCACCACATCCCAGTTGGGTTTCGCCGCATACCCCAGCCTTCACAAAATACACCAGTATTCCTGCTCAACAATGACAAAGGACACAAGTTTTCCGTTCATCCCATCACTCATGGATTGGTTAGAGTAGTGCATGAACTTCCTGAAAAATACAAGTCACGATGGGGTGCGGGAATCCAGTGGGAGTCTGTAGCATTATCTTTACCCGAAGAACCGGAG ATCATTGTACAGGGAGACAGTCGATCGACACTAAGCACAAAATCTTTAAAGATATCCATTGATTGGTCAGACGGATGTCCTCGCCTGCAATGGTTTAGCACATTACCTGGGCGAAAGTCTCCGGATGAAGCCCCTTTCTTGTCTGATTGCCGAACTAGAGCATACACCTACGATGCAGCCACTGGAGGTGTACTTCATTAT GTAGAACGTGAAGAATGGCTTCCCGTATCGGAACACGAGCCATCTCCTGCATGTCCTCTTGGCCAGGATGATGAACCTTTTGTGAATGATCGACGAAATGAATACGTATATGGCCTTGGGGAAGCAAGTGGGGGTATTTTGCGCACTGCGCGCAAATTCACACTCGAGGCGAGGGATGGCGCAGGATACGATTGGGAGAATG GTGATCCGCTTTATAAAGTAACTCCCTTCTATATTATTTTCAACAAGAAAACGGGGATTTGGTGCGGAGTATACTACAACTCACTGGCAAATGATGCCAGCATCGATTTTGGTGCAGAATGCGACGCACTATTCA ACGGATTTCGTACATACCGTGCTGGTTGCGGTCCACTGGACTACTATGTTATACTGGGCGATGGAACACTGCCGTCCGTGATCAGCACCTATGCGTCCTTGGTTTCCCCATCAACCAGCAACGATCGCCCCGAG CCGTCCTCACAAGGCAGCAGT TTCGGATATCTCGCCTCGAGCCTTGCGCTTGCCGCAGAACCACATGCGCAAGACGCAGTTCTGGATTTCGTGAAAACATGTCGCAAGAAAGGGTTCCCGATCGATGCTTTACACCTGAGCACCGGATGGTGCCAAC ATCCCGACACCGATAATAGACACTACTTTGTCTGGAACCGGCAGAGGTATCCGGACCCGCACGCTCTTGGTACTGCGCTGGAACAGGAAATGAACATACGCATAATAGTGAATATCAAGCCCTGGCTCTTGGACGACCATCCATTGTACGACGAGGCTTTGAAACAGGATGCGTATGTACGGGCAGCTGAAGACGCGCCTGATCCTGAGATCAAGGTAGCAAAGAGTCTCTTGTGGTCCAATGCTCCTGGAGAACACATGTACGGGAGCTACCTCGACTTTTCTTCGCCTGGTGCAATTGAATGGTGGTCCCGACATATCAAGGAAGATATCGTAGGCATGAATATGACTGGAATGTG GATCGATAACAACGAGTTCTCTGGGCTTGTCGATGATGCAGAGGTCTACGTGGGCAGAGAATCATTCTGGGGAGGAGGTGAATGGGAGTCACGCTTGGGATGGGGCGGAGGCGAGACAACTGTTGGTCAGGCTGGAAGATTGATACAAATGATGGGCATGGCAAAG ACTACGTACGACACCATGCTCGGGCTCTTCCCCGACCGAAGACCAATTATTGTAACCCGCGCGGCCATTCCTGGCATGCAAGCATACGCACACG GTACCTGGTCCGGGGATAACGCAACAAGCTGGATAGCTCTCCGCCGTGGCACAGCCATGACACTCTCGGCAGGTATATCATTCCTTCCCGGTTTGTACGGACACGATATCGGAGGCTTTGCCGGAAAGCACCACCCCAGTCCAGAACTGCTA GGCGCTTGGCATACCCGCTTCACTGTCCATAGTTGGAAGGAACTTTCCACTACGCTGTGGATGTACGACGGGGTCGAGATGGACGGGGTCGAAATCACCGGTGTTCTTCGTGATGTTCTCGCGTTCCGGTACCAGATTATCCCTACAATGTATTCGTTATACGTCAACGAGTACTGGAAGCAAGGTTGGCCGTCTTACGG AACCTTGGCCCTCGACGAGCAATTCTTATTTGGCTCCCATATTCTTGTGGCGCCTGTTCTCTCCTTTAGTCATCGCACCAAGCGAGTCTATCTCCCCGGTGTGGTAGACGGCACAGACGAAGTACCAGAGTGGTGCGAACTGGACACTGGAATATGGCATACAAGTCCGTCTAATGGAGGATTCATTCACATGG ATGCACCCTTGTCGCGTACCCCTGCCCTGGTTCGCGCAGGCGGTATACTCGTGCTATCCAACAAATGCGCCGAGACGGTCTATGATGGGGAGGCCACTCGtgtagcgcatatattcccTAGTCTAAACTCAGAGAGCAATGGCGCTACGGGCTCTTTCAAATTGGTCGAGGACGACGGCAAAACGAACGAGCATGCAGAAAAGGGAATCTTTACTGAATTGGAGATCAGCTTCCAGGTTAATCCAGGGGAAAAGGGCAAGCAAGAAGTGCAAGTCGATGTCAAAGAATTGAACAGTGCCTATCCTTTGCCTTATACCGTCATCTGGTTTATCCTGCCACCGGGAGATGGTAGGAAGTTGAAGGCTGCAGCAGGATCGACGAGGAAACTTCTGACCAAAAGTCGGATGATGCTCGGGTGA